CCGGTCCGGGTGTGGCCGGTCCGGGGTTCGCGGGTCCGGGGGTGATGGGGGCGGTCGCGTCGGAGCCGCTCGCGACGGCGGGCGGCACCGCGGGGCCGATCATGACCGGGCCGGTCGTGGCGGGGTCGCCCTCGGCCGGGTCGCCCGTGGCGTCGCCGCTCGTGACGGCGCCCGACGTGATGTCGCCCGTGGCGACGTCGCCGGGGGTGACGGCGGCGGGCGCGGCGGTGGCGGGCCCGGAGAACCCGTGGCGCAGCGAGATCGCCGCCGCCAGGCAGGCCAGCGGCACCGCGGGCAGCAGATAGCGGTAGTCGAACTCGGCCGTCGCCGCCGGGGCCAGGATGAGGCCGAACGAGGCCAGCCACGGCAGCAGCACCGGCCCGCCCAGCTTCCGCCAGCGCACCGCCACCCCGGCCAGCCCGATCAGCAGCAGCACGCCGAGCACGATGCCGGGCAGCCGGACGATCCGCTGGTAGACCTGCAAAAAACCGGCCCACGGGTCGGTGACGTCGGTGCCGATCACGCGGATCTTGCCCTGGATCGGCGCGGTCCGCAGGCCCGGGTCGTACTTCTGCGCGTCGGTGTCGGTGCTGCCCCGGTACGACGACCAGGCGGGAAGGACCTTGGTCTCCGGCAGGAACTCGTACTGCCGGTAGGTGTTGAAGTCGGGGAAGCGCGGCCGGCCCCAGTGGAAGGCGCGGAAGAAGTCGCCGGCCACGAGGCTGAGATAGTCGAGCGGCTGGGACAGGATGGCCCGCTGGGCGAACGCGCCCGCGGTCTTGTTCGTCTCGGGGGTGAACGTGCTGCCCACCCCGAAGGCGTGGAAGCGCTGGCCGTTCTGCGCCCACCAGAGGTATTTCTGCCCGGAGAAGCCGCGCTGGCCCGGCGGCGCGCTGATGCACAGCAGCGCCAGCTCCAGCTCCTCGCGAGGGTCGATCTTCATCTTCCGGCAGTCGGCGAACAGCGCCGTCCGCATGTAGAGGATCGCGCCGTCGCTGTTGGTCATCGCGAAGTTGCCGTGCGCGGACGCGAACCAGGCCATGTATCCAGTCACCGGGAGCGCGCACGCGACCACCATGGCCACGATCGTCTTCCAGGCCGTGCGCTTCACCATCAGGTAGATCACGACCAGCACGAGGATCGGCAGGCCGATCGACCGGGTGAGCGCGGTGAGGGCGAGCAGCAGCCCGATCACCGCGCCGAGCCGCCAGGACATCCGCCGGTGCCAGAGCACCAGCGTGATCACCCCCACGACCAGCAGCATGAACATCGCGTCGGACATGACCAGGTGTTCGAGCTGGATCTGGTACGCGTCGAAGAGCACCGGCAGCGCGGCCAGCGTCGCCCCCCAGCCGGGCAGCCGGAACCTGACGCGCAGCAGGGAGTAGATCAGCACCGCGACGCCCAGGCCCATCAGGTGCTGGACGAAGGCCACCAGGCCGAAGCTGTGCAGCGGCCTCAGCAGCAGGAGCAGGAAGGAGTAACCGTTCGGCCGCAGGGCGCTGGGCCGGTCGGGGTTCACCGCCCCGGAGACGTACTCGTAGGAGTCGTTGAACCACTGGGCCGGGCCGTACCCGAGCATGGTGACCACACGCAGCAGGAAGGCCAGCGCGAGGGCACCCACGAAGAGGCGATGCCGGTAGAGGAACGCCCGCAGGCGAGCGACCCGGTCGGGCGGAGGCGCGTCCAGGCGAGGGCGGTCGGCGACGGTCACCATGCATTACAGGATGCCAGCCGTTTCAGGGAGTTGACCCGGGCAGGGGACTGTAGAGGGCATCATGGTGAGATTGGTTTGTGCAGTGAGTGAAGGGTTGAGACGTGGAACTGACCGTGGTCATGCCTTGCTTGAACGAGGCGGAGACCGTGGAGACCTGCGTACGCAAGGCGCTCGCCTGCATGCGGGAGCACGGGATCGACGGGGAAGTCCTGATCGCCGACAACGGCAGCACGGACGGCTCACAGCAGCTCGCGCGCGAGGCCGGAGCCCGGGTCGTGCACGTCGACGCCAAGGGATACGGCAACGCGCTGATGGGGGGGATCCGCGCGGCGCGCGGCCGTTACGTCATCATGGGCGACGCGGACGACTCCTACGACTTCACCGCCCTGCTGCCGTTCGTCGAGCAGCTCCGTGACGGTGCCGACCTGGTGATGGGCAACCGGTTCAAGGGCGGCATCGCGCCGGGCGCCATGCCCCCGCTCCACCGCTACCTGGGCAACCCGGTGCTCTCCTTCATCGGCCGCCTGTTCTTCCCCAGCGCGATCGGCGACTTCCACTGCGGGCTGCGCGGCTTCCGGCGCGACTCCATCCTCAAGCTCGGCCTGCAGACCGGCGGCATGGAGTTCGCCAGCGAGATGGTGGTCCGCTCGACGCTGTCCGGGCTGGACGTGCGCGAGGTGCCCACCACGCTGTCGCCCGACGGCCGCTCCCGCCCGCCGCACCTGCGCTCCTGGCGTGACGGCTGGCGCCACCTGCGCTTCCTGATGCTCTACAGCCCGCGCTGGCTGTTCTTCATCCCCGGCCTGGTCCTGATGACCCTCGGCCTGGTCGCGGGCGCCGCCCTGACCTTCGGCCCGGTCTACATCGGCAAGCTCGCCTTCGACGTCGACACCCTGGTCGGCGCCTCGGCCATGGTGGTGATCGGCTTCCAGGCGTCCCTGTTCGCCCTGTTCACCAAGGTGTACGCGGCCGAGGAGGGCTTCCTTCCCGAGGACAGGAGGGTGCGCAAGCTCGTCGACATCGTGAGCCTGGAGAGGGGCCTGATCGTCGGCGGCCTGCTGGCCCTGGGCGGTCTGGGCGGCCTGGTCGCCTCGCTGGTCCACTGGCAGACGCGCAGCTTCGGCCCGCTGATCCCCTCGGAGTCGCTGCGCATCGTCGTGCCCTCGGCCACCGCGCTGATCGTGAGCTTCCAGACGATCTTCGCGGCGCTGTTCATCAGCATTCTCGGCATCCGCCGTACCAAGGAGACGCCCATCGACGTGGCCGCCTCCGCCGCCGAGGAGGCCGCCGAGGCCGTCAGCCGCGCCGCCGCGGGCGAGCCGGTGGCCACCCCCGCCGACGGTGCCGCGCCGGTGTCGTCGCAGCTGCCCTGAGCGTCACGGCGGCCCGGGGTGGGACCCCGGGAAACGGAAGGCCCCGGAGAAGGGTGACAGCACCAAGGCCCGGGGTCGCGTCCCTTAGGCTTGCACCATGTCCCAGCACATCCTGACCGCGGTCGCCTGGCCCTACGCCAACGGCCCTCGCCACATCGGGCACGTCTCCGGATTCGGCGTGCCGTCCGACGTCTTCAGCCGCTACCAGCGGATGGCGGGCAACAAGGTCCTCATGGTGAGCGGGACCGACGAGCACGGCACCCCGATCCAGGTCCAGGCCGACAAGGAGGGCCTCACCGCCCGAGAGCTCGCCGACCGCTACAACAGGGTGATCGTCGAGGACCTCCAGGCGCTGGGGCTCTCCTACGACCTGTTCACCCGGACCACCACGGAAAACCACTACGCGGTCACGCAGGAGATCTTCAAGGGACTCCACGACAACGGCTATATCTTCCCCCAGACCACGATGGGCGCCATCTCGCCCTCCACCGGGCGTACCCTGCCCGACCGCTACATCGAGGGCACCTGCCCGATCTGCGCCTACGAGAGCGCCCGCGGCGACCAGTGTGACAACTGCGGCAACCAGCTCGACCCGATCCAGCTGATCAATCCGGTGAGCAAGGTCAACGGCGAGACGCCGGTCTTCGTGGAGACCGAGCACTTCATGCTCGACCTG
This region of Streptosporangium sp. NBC_01495 genomic DNA includes:
- a CDS encoding glycosyltransferase; amino-acid sequence: MELTVVMPCLNEAETVETCVRKALACMREHGIDGEVLIADNGSTDGSQQLAREAGARVVHVDAKGYGNALMGGIRAARGRYVIMGDADDSYDFTALLPFVEQLRDGADLVMGNRFKGGIAPGAMPPLHRYLGNPVLSFIGRLFFPSAIGDFHCGLRGFRRDSILKLGLQTGGMEFASEMVVRSTLSGLDVREVPTTLSPDGRSRPPHLRSWRDGWRHLRFLMLYSPRWLFFIPGLVLMTLGLVAGAALTFGPVYIGKLAFDVDTLVGASAMVVIGFQASLFALFTKVYAAEEGFLPEDRRVRKLVDIVSLERGLIVGGLLALGGLGGLVASLVHWQTRSFGPLIPSESLRIVVPSATALIVSFQTIFAALFISILGIRRTKETPIDVAASAAEEAAEAVSRAAAGEPVATPADGAAPVSSQLP